The Polaribacter sp. HaHaR_3_91 genomic sequence AATTTATCTTCGTTTTCCTTAGCTTTTTTTAAATATTCTGCTTCGTCTATACGTTTTTGATGATAAGCTGCAATAGTCTCTTTTATAAGGTCTGCAAGTTTTCTATAATAAATAGGATCTTCTTGCATTTTTAAATTAATAGCCTTAACCGTTCTGCTAGCGATATGGTCTGCTTGAGCAGCTTTTCCCTTAATGTTTTCTACCTGTGCATCACGTTCCTCTTTGTTAAATATATCAACTAACTCAGTAATTTTCATTATTTCGCCATCAGTTGTAATATGCTTATTAATAAGTTTCTGAATTTGTGGTTCAAACTCTTTATATGCAATATCATCATTGTAACGTCTAGTAACATCTACACGTAATTTTAGAAAGAACTTTGCATCTTGCTTGTAGTTATCTATCTTCTTTATATCTGTATTGGTAACAAAATCCACCGAAGAAAGTGCTAGTTTTAAAAGTCTTGCGAACTGAGACACTTTAGTGTAAAAATTGTTTCTCACATCTTCAGGCGACAAGTGTTCTTCATATGCAGTTGTTTCTAAATGTTTTCCTTTTAAAGTTTTAAAAATATCCCACAATTCTGAGTGTGCTTGCGGTAGTTTGGCAATCTCATCTTTAATATTGGTTAGTGTGCCTTCTAAGTCTTCTTCTTCAAATCCATCTAAATTTGAATAGGTACTTAAAGCAGTATCCAAATTTTCAAGATTACCATAATAATCTACAATATAACCATAATCTTTACCGGGATAAACACGATTTACACGTGCTATGGCTTGCAATAATGTGTGTTCTTTAAGCGAACGGCATAAATATAAAACGGTATTGTTTGGTGCATCAAAACCAGTTAAAAGCTTTGCAACAACTATTAGTATTTCTGGTTTATCACGTTTTTTAAACTGATTGATGATACTTTTTTCGTATTTCTTTAGATCACCATACTTATCTATCATCGCATTGAGATAGGTGTCTTCTCTTCTTTTGTCTTCGTTTTCATTAAAATAACCATCTTCTGTTCCTTCTCTTTGGTCAGATTGCGTTACTACAACCTCAGAATCCACCATTCCGATTTCATCTAAAAATTCTTTGTATTTTAAAGCTGCTTTTATGGTAGGTGCTACTAATTGTGCTTTTGGTTTATAATTGTCATTATGTGTTTGAAAAAATGCTGTATAATGCTCGCTAATGTCTAATGCTCTGCACATAATAACTTCATCTGCTTTATTCAATTCATTTACAGTATTGAATTTTTGTTTCAACTTTGCACGCCCACGTTCTGAAAGATTATTACGCTCTACTAGTTTTTCAAAGTAGGTGTTTAAAGGAGCTTCATTTAACATTATATGTGTATGCCTTCCTTCATATAATAATGGTACTACAGCACCATCTTCAACAGCATCTTTTACAGTGTATGCTTTACCAATATAACCACCAAATTTACTAGCAGTACTTTTTTCCTTTTTCATTAAAGGTGTTCCTGTAAAGGCTAGAAAACAAGCATTAGGAAATACACGCTGCATACTTACATTAAATGTTCCGTATTGCGTTCTGTGACCTTCATCTATTAACACAAAAATATCTGATGAAGTAAACGGTTTCTTGTTGTTTTTTACAGCTGCTTCAAACTTGTTAATAATGGTTGTTATAATAGCATCACTATTATCTTCGAGTAGTTCCGTGAGATGCGAACCTGTTTTAGCTTGACGAACTTCTTTTTTACACTTTTTAAAGGTGTCTGAAATTTGGTCGTCAAGGTCTACACGGTCTGTAACTAAAATTATTTTTGGATTTGAAATATGTGGATTAGACGCCAACATTTGTGCAAGCATCACCATAGTTAATGATTTACCACTTCCTTGTGTATGCCAAATAACACCTCCTTTACGCTTTCCTGTATTGTCAAATTTAGTGACACGATTAATAGTGTTGTTAACCGCAAAATATTGTTGATATCTCGCTATCTTCTTTATACCATCATCATAAAGAGTGAAGTTTAAAATCAAGTCCAGTAATCGTTCTGGACGACACAAGTTATATAGTAATTTGTCTTGCTCTGTAAGTAATCTATCTTCAGTATCAATGCCATCAAAGTTTTTACGCACATACTCCGCTCTTTCTTCAAAAACCATATTTTTTTGGTCTTCTTCTAACCTTTTATTTTTGAGTTTATTGAGTGCTGTCCAATACTTTTTTTCTGTTTCGCTTGAGGCAAATTGCTCTGTCCATTTTGCCCAAAACTCTTTACTTGTTCCAGTAGTTGCATAACTACCTTTATTAGTAGCTATACTTAAGAGTAAATTAGAATAGACATATAATGACCTGATTCCATCTTTACTAAAATTTCTTGTATGTTGTTCTATAGCTAGAGTTACTGGTGGTTTTGTGCCGTTTAATGAGGGACTTTTGCATTCTATAATTACCGTTGGGATACCGTTTACGAATAATACCAAATCTGGTCTATAAGTATCTGTTCTGCCTGTTCTAAGTACAGGAAATTCTTCTGTAACGTGATATACGTTATTTTTAGGGTTTACCCAATCTATGTACTTTATAGTATGACTTTTTTTATCGCCATCAATACTTTGTTCAAAGGCTTTACCTAGCGTAATTAAATCATAAAATGCTTTGTTTGCATTTATAA encodes the following:
- a CDS encoding type I restriction endonuclease subunit R; translated protein: MSTPSYLEDNVSQIPALQLLINMGYTYVSPKKAEQWRGGKSQVLFTEILRTQLAKINTIHRRGKEYAFSDANINSAVIAAKDLPIQDGFINANKAFYDLITLGKAFEQSIDGDKKSHTIKYIDWVNPKNNVYHVTEEFPVLRTGRTDTYRPDLVLFVNGIPTVIIECKSPSLNGTKPPVTLAIEQHTRNFSKDGIRSLYVYSNLLLSIATNKGSYATTGTSKEFWAKWTEQFASSETEKKYWTALNKLKNKRLEEDQKNMVFEERAEYVRKNFDGIDTEDRLLTEQDKLLYNLCRPERLLDLILNFTLYDDGIKKIARYQQYFAVNNTINRVTKFDNTGKRKGGVIWHTQGSGKSLTMVMLAQMLASNPHISNPKIILVTDRVDLDDQISDTFKKCKKEVRQAKTGSHLTELLEDNSDAIITTIINKFEAAVKNNKKPFTSSDIFVLIDEGHRTQYGTFNVSMQRVFPNACFLAFTGTPLMKKEKSTASKFGGYIGKAYTVKDAVEDGAVVPLLYEGRHTHIMLNEAPLNTYFEKLVERNNLSERGRAKLKQKFNTVNELNKADEVIMCRALDISEHYTAFFQTHNDNYKPKAQLVAPTIKAALKYKEFLDEIGMVDSEVVVTQSDQREGTEDGYFNENEDKRREDTYLNAMIDKYGDLKKYEKSIINQFKKRDKPEILIVVAKLLTGFDAPNNTVLYLCRSLKEHTLLQAIARVNRVYPGKDYGYIVDYYGNLENLDTALSTYSNLDGFEEEDLEGTLTNIKDEIAKLPQAHSELWDIFKTLKGKHLETTAYEEHLSPEDVRNNFYTKVSQFARLLKLALSSVDFVTNTDIKKIDNYKQDAKFFLKLRVDVTRRYNDDIAYKEFEPQIQKLINKHITTDGEIMKITELVDIFNKEERDAQVENIKGKAAQADHIASRTVKAINLKMQEDPIYYRKLADLIKETIAAYHQKRIDEAEYLKKAKENEDKFFNGRSKDAPDELADNTVALAFYNFSRSIFENVELLNTPFHIEVSLAIDKTVKEHIYLNEKKIIDWHKNEDITGKINIELGDVIYDLHQKFDIDTDWDKIDYLISECLKIAILKYK